The Lactuca sativa cultivar Salinas chromosome 2, Lsat_Salinas_v11, whole genome shotgun sequence genome includes a window with the following:
- the LOC111915319 gene encoding protein OBERON 3, which produces MIKERENYSSDGVNGGQNSESKLTDLTSDENRGNLDEKTGFSDKNNVFSRSSESKPSKLGISQELTLSYLCDNSTLAQNPSDNGRSLLNSFDKVKGKLVVSEDHNNPNPDENRWVERDFLQLSENSSKREADDDEMYQMNRDKKPKLETLDLSLALPDTSMSLAASNRLQDGDPSVSLKPSRSFQSLGISNSNNTQTTFSNDFTTGSMSYSYSQQFSHNPSCSMTRNSTDNYDYSMGSHRRECDQIWNGGEGTNGSVHSRFRPVGDGGVALVQSNPSNSNTNLSFFPSELPARMKMDTQSGDSRGRGSENTKGMEGLDFGRSRKPSRPERILREIVSESIQTMAQITQELPDETLESTKDYLKKLISIPEKRDELVRLQLRLERRSDLTSESLSKANKNQVLLLVSIRTGLETFLSPQSRLPTNELIEIFLSERCKNVNCKRLLPVEDCECKICSTKKGFCSECMCPVCLNFDCASNTCSWVGCDVCSHWCHAACSLQKNLIRPGASLKGPTGTTEMQFHCLCCGHASEMFGFIKDVFKSCAQQWGLETLIKELDCVRKIFRGSGDFKGQKLHLKAGELMSKLENKVMSPSDVCGFILQFFDSLDAEIMPDFPISNPPIQTSYNMNMNMMGMGMGMGMGSSSNPHDNNHKPLPHMMNSNSNKIVIEDEWSVKSSKKDKDAFDSVESLVRIKEAEARMFQNKADEARRESEGYKRMIRTKIEKLDEEYTDKIGKLNLEEIEEQRKKKAEEVKAKEKDHHEYYKMKMRMQAEIAGLLERMEKTKQQWV; this is translated from the exons ATGATAAAAGAAAGAGAAAATTACTCGAGTGATGGTGTTAATGGAGGTCAAAATTCTGAATCAAAGCTAACAGATTTGACATCTGATGAAAATCGAGGGAATCTGGATGAAAAAACTGGGTTTTCCGATAAGAATAAtgtgttttctagaagttcagagTCAAAACCCTCGAAATTGGGGATTTCTCAAGAGTTGACTTTGAGCTATCTATGTGATAATTCGACATTAGCTCAGAATCCGTCTGATAATGGTAGAAGCTTACTGAATTCCTTTGATAAAGTTAAAGGGAAATTAGTCGTTTCTGAGGATCATAATAATCCTAATCCGGATGAGAATAGATGGGTAGAGAGAGATTTTTTGCAATTGTCAGAAAATTCTTCAAAAAGAGAAGCTGACGATGATGAAATGTATCAAATGAATAGAGATAAAAAGCcgaaattggaaaccctagatctatctcTAGCTTTACCTGATACTTCCATGTCCTTAGCTGCATCAAATCGTCTTCAAGACGGTGATCCTTCAGTGAGTTTGAAGCCAAGTAGGAGCTTTCAATCGTTGGGTATTTCAAACAGCAACAACACTCAAACCACTTTCTCAAACGATTTCACAACAGGTTCCATGTCATATTCATATTCACAACAGTTCTCACATAACCCTAGTTGCTCCATGACTAGAAATTCAACCGACAATTATGACTACTCGATGGGTAGCCATAGAAGAGAGTGTGATCAGATCTGGAATGGTGGAGAGGGGACCAATGGATCTGTTCATAGCCGGTTTAGACCTGTAGGAGATGGAGGTGTTGCTTTAGTGCAAAGTAATCCCTCCAACTCTAACACCAACTTGTCCTTCTTTCCATCTGAACTTCCTGCAAGAATGAAGATGGACACACAGTCTGGCGATTCAAGGGGGAGAGGCTCTGAAAACACAAAAGGGATGGAAGGTTTGGATTTCGGAAGATCACGCAAGCCTTCAAGACCCGAAAGGATTCTTAGAGAAATCGTATCCGAGTCTATTCAAACAATGGCTCAAATAACTCAAGAACTCCCAGACGAAACACTCGAATCAACAAAAGATTACTTAAAGAAACTCATCTCAATTCCCGAAAAAAGAGACGAATTGGTTAGGTTACAGCTTCGGCTCGAAAGAAGATCCGATCTCACAAGTGAATCCCTTTCAAAAGCCAACAAAAACCAAGTTCTACTCTTGGTTTCCATAAGAACAGGTCTTGAAACCTTCTTATCTCCCCAATCCCGTCTCCCAACAAACGAACTTATCGAAATTTTTCTATCTGAAAGATGTAAGAACGTGAATTGCAAACGGTTATTACCCGTTGAAGACTGTGAATGCAAGATTTGCTCAACAAAGAAAGGATTCTGCAGCGAGTGTATGTGTCCTGTTTGTCTAAACTTTGATTGTGCAAGCAATACATGCAGTTGGGTGGGGTGTGATGTGTGTTCTCATTGGTGTCATGCGGCTTGTAGTCTTCAAAAGAATCTTATAAGGCCTGGAGCAAGCTTGAAAGGGCCCACAGGTACAACAGAGATGCAGTTTCATTGCCTTTGTTGTGGTCATGCTTCTGAAATGTTTGGGTTCATTAAGGATGTTTTCAAGTCGTGTGCACAACAATGGGGTTTGGAGACATTGATCAAAGAGCTTGATTGTGTTAGGAAAATCTTTAGAGGAAGTGGAGATTTCAAAGGGCAAAAGCTTCATTTGAAAGCTGGTGAGTTGATGTCAAAGCTTGAGAACAAAGTCATGTCCCCTTCAGATGTATGCGGTTTCATCCTTCAATTCTTTGACT CCCTAGATGCAGAAATCATGCCTGATTTTCCGATTTCCAATCCaccaatccaaacatcatacaacatgaacatgaacatgatgGGAATGGGAATGGGAATGGGAATGGGATCATCAAGTAATCCTCACGATAACAACCATAAACCTCTGCCACACATGATGAATTCCAATTCCAATAAAATAGTGATCGAAGACGAATGGTCGGTGAAATCGTCTAAAAAGGACAAGGACGCGTTTGACAGTGTGGAAAGCCTGGTGAGAATAAAAGAAGCAGAAGCTAGAATGTTCCAGAACAAAGCGGATGAAGCAAGAAGGGAATCTGAGGGGTATAAACGGATGATCAGGACAAAAATTGAGAAATTGGATGAAGAGTATACGGATAAAATAGGGAAATTGAATTTGGAGGAGATTGAAGAGCAAAGGAAGAAGAAAGCGGAAGAGGTTAAGGCGAAAGAGAAGGATCACCATGAGTATTATAAGATGAAGATGAGGATGCAAGCTGAGATTGCGGGCTTGTTGGAAAGAATGGAGAAGACTAAACAACAATGGGTCTGA